The Pseudanabaena galeata CCNP1313 genome includes a region encoding these proteins:
- a CDS encoding CO2 hydration protein, translating to MTATLTEPATKLPPSTHPYAEVIHRLEAGGSMLPDTPENLMQIIGLYKAYAVPMDFYWRDLLYIAEQVFLEPIPAFKYFLPQEYLDLHNHYAGDDADLRIWRGYATAHQELLDFMDKGELKAKIPKIFHHLYHDRINMEFAEECMRAMLWHRGMGGELEPYMDSEEYKQNADRAIRAFFKNNPVMLGLYKLFPDMFMEQCRQSTMTSVLGLFWEIMAPVFFEMSDIYDEGGFKGVPDAMDFLVNGIFAIAGRPIYHRVKIGDEWIDIVPKSKGFTWLYEAAFPYVEAVFYRTSPFRGTKSYNAQAHEIPDDQNDFHYGILYADKFPVGSAGIPPTLLHQDMYHFLPQYLVDYYKQHCRGEDDMLIQLAVSFQRSMYNVTSAVIQAGRAALLYPLDDPNPKHLLANRHYFEGQLNRFCNPKYGMDKAARLAMIQDQNYR from the coding sequence ATGACAGCTACTTTAACGGAACCAGCAACAAAACTACCACCTTCTACACATCCCTATGCAGAGGTAATCCATCGTTTAGAGGCAGGTGGCTCCATGCTGCCTGATACGCCCGAAAACCTGATGCAGATTATTGGGCTTTACAAGGCTTATGCCGTACCAATGGATTTCTATTGGCGGGATTTGCTATACATAGCTGAACAAGTATTTTTAGAACCAATTCCTGCCTTTAAATATTTTCTACCACAAGAATATTTAGACTTGCATAATCACTATGCTGGCGATGATGCGGATTTGCGGATTTGGCGAGGATATGCAACGGCGCATCAGGAATTATTAGACTTCATGGATAAGGGAGAACTCAAAGCGAAAATCCCCAAGATTTTTCATCATCTCTATCACGATCGCATCAATATGGAGTTCGCGGAAGAATGTATGCGGGCAATGCTCTGGCATCGTGGTATGGGCGGAGAGCTAGAGCCTTACATGGATTCTGAAGAATATAAGCAGAATGCCGATCGCGCCATTCGGGCTTTCTTTAAAAATAATCCAGTGATGTTGGGACTGTACAAACTTTTTCCTGATATGTTCATGGAGCAATGTCGTCAGTCAACCATGACTTCGGTACTGGGACTATTCTGGGAAATCATGGCTCCCGTGTTCTTTGAGATGTCGGATATTTACGATGAAGGTGGCTTTAAGGGCGTTCCCGATGCGATGGATTTCTTGGTAAATGGCATCTTTGCGATCGCGGGTCGTCCCATTTATCACCGCGTCAAGATTGGCGATGAATGGATTGATATTGTCCCCAAATCCAAGGGATTTACTTGGCTCTATGAAGCAGCCTTCCCCTATGTCGAGGCTGTGTTTTACCGTACTTCTCCATTCCGTGGCACGAAGTCCTACAATGCCCAAGCCCATGAAATTCCTGACGATCAGAATGATTTCCACTATGGAATTTTATATGCAGACAAGTTTCCCGTCGGTTCCGCAGGTATTCCGCCCACATTGCTGCATCAGGACATGTACCACTTCTTGCCGCAATATTTGGTGGACTATTACAAACAACATTGTCGCGGTGAAGATGACATGTTAATTCAGTTAGCTGTTAGTTTTCAGCGATCGATGTATAACGTTACTTCAGCAGTTATTCAGGCAGGTCGAGCCGCTTTGCTCTATCCACTTGATGATCCTAATCCTAAGCATCTCTTGGCAAATCGCCATTATTTTGAAGGACAACTGAATCGATTCTGCAATCCTAAATATGGCATGGATAAAGCCGCCAGACTAGCCATGATTCAGGATCAAAATTATCGGTAA
- a CDS encoding NAD(P)H-quinone oxidoreductase subunit F, with product MINNWLDTIWLIPCYSLIGAMLSIIWFPGITRKTGPRPAGYINIFMTLCSLVHAIAALTVVWGQPAQLYSFPWLEVGGLNFTIDLQISEITVGAIVLVTAINLLAELYAVGYMEMDWGWGRFYALLALFEAGMCSLVLCDSLFFSYVILEILTLGTYLLVGMWYNQSLVVTGARDAFLTKRVGDLFLLIGVVGLLPLTGTWNFSELTEWAKTTDVSPTTITLVTLALMVGPMGKCAQFPLHLWLDEAMEGPLPSTILRNSVVVATGAWVLVKLQPLLALSPLTQQAVIAVGAATALGATLIAIAQIDVKRSLSYLTSAFMGLIFIAVGAGETHSAYTLIFSHALAIALLLMAVGSIISNSVSQDLSLMGGLWSRRPISGLCFLVGAIGLIGLPPLGGFWAMVDLISHLWDKNPALAELILLINGLIAFSLMRVFGLIWGGRPKQMTERSVEPLWLIVLPMTIMAGIVLHVPQMLTAWGIITDWNLLLSPKALLLSSSSVAGLATGAYLYLNQQVPKPVTLPWQGLQSFFANDFYTPKLYKVTIVGLVDGVSKGMYWFDRFFVDGVGNFFGLATLFSGQNLRYSTFGQLQLYTLTIMVGIGVLLLLLFNRAL from the coding sequence ATGATAAATAACTGGCTGGACACGATCTGGCTGATACCCTGCTATTCCCTAATAGGAGCGATGCTATCGATCATCTGGTTTCCCGGTATTACCCGTAAAACTGGACCAAGACCAGCAGGCTACATCAATATCTTCATGACCCTTTGCTCTTTGGTTCATGCGATCGCCGCTTTGACTGTAGTTTGGGGACAGCCAGCACAATTGTATTCTTTCCCTTGGCTAGAGGTGGGAGGATTAAACTTCACCATTGATTTACAGATCTCAGAAATCACGGTTGGGGCGATCGTCCTTGTTACCGCGATTAATCTACTGGCAGAACTCTATGCCGTTGGTTACATGGAAATGGACTGGGGCTGGGGAAGATTTTATGCGCTGCTAGCACTTTTTGAGGCTGGGATGTGTTCTCTCGTTCTATGTGACTCATTATTCTTTAGCTATGTCATTCTGGAAATTTTGACCCTCGGCACTTACCTACTTGTGGGTATGTGGTACAACCAATCATTAGTAGTGACAGGGGCGCGAGATGCTTTCTTAACCAAGCGGGTTGGAGACTTATTTCTCTTAATCGGTGTGGTGGGCTTATTACCTTTAACAGGCACTTGGAATTTTAGCGAACTAACAGAATGGGCTAAAACCACAGATGTCAGTCCCACCACGATCACCTTAGTCACCCTAGCGCTGATGGTTGGCCCCATGGGTAAATGCGCTCAATTCCCCTTACATCTTTGGCTAGATGAAGCGATGGAAGGACCTTTACCCAGTACGATTTTGCGTAATTCGGTCGTAGTTGCTACAGGTGCTTGGGTATTAGTGAAATTGCAACCACTTTTGGCACTATCACCCTTGACTCAACAGGCTGTAATTGCTGTTGGTGCGGCTACAGCTTTGGGAGCAACTCTTATTGCGATCGCCCAAATCGATGTGAAGCGATCGCTATCTTATTTAACCAGCGCATTTATGGGATTGATATTTATTGCCGTTGGTGCTGGTGAAACCCATAGTGCTTATACCTTGATCTTTTCCCATGCCTTGGCGATCGCCTTGCTCCTCATGGCGGTGGGCAGCATTATTTCCAATAGCGTCAGCCAAGACCTGAGCTTAATGGGTGGGCTATGGAGCCGTCGTCCCATTTCAGGACTCTGCTTTTTAGTGGGTGCGATCGGCTTGATCGGCTTACCTCCATTGGGTGGATTTTGGGCGATGGTTGATTTGATTTCCCATCTTTGGGACAAGAATCCTGCATTAGCAGAATTAATCTTATTAATTAATGGCTTGATTGCTTTCAGTCTCATGCGCGTGTTCGGTCTGATTTGGGGAGGGCGACCCAAGCAGATGACCGAGCGATCCGTAGAACCTCTATGGCTGATCGTTTTACCAATGACAATCATGGCAGGAATAGTCCTCCATGTTCCCCAGATGCTCACTGCTTGGGGAATTATTACCGATTGGAATTTACTCCTCAGTCCCAAAGCTCTGTTGCTATCGAGTTCCAGTGTGGCAGGTTTAGCCACGGGTGCATATCTCTATCTCAATCAGCAAGTACCTAAGCCTGTGACTTTGCCTTGGCAAGGATTACAAAGCTTCTTTGCCAATGACTTCTATACGCCCAAACTTTATAAGGTGACGATTGTGGGCTTAGTTGATGGTGTGTCAAAAGGAATGTACTGGTTCGATCGCTTTTTTGTCGATGGCGTGGGTAATTTCTTTGGATTAGCGACTCTATTTAGTGGTCAAAATCTGCGTTACAGCACCTTTGGTCAGTTACAGCTCTATACCTTAACGATCATGGTTGGTATTGGCGTTTTACTTTTATTGCTATTCAATCGCGCGTTATAA
- a CDS encoding NADH-quinone oxidoreductase subunit M, with the protein MLSALIWLPVIGALAIALLPQSQVKKGSAIVATAILILDFILLRQFDIKISSFQLTENLPWLENLGLNYSLGVDGLSLPLVVLNGLLTWLIVCFCDRQIKERNTLFHVLMLLIHAGVSGAILSTNTLLFVLFYEIELIPLYLVIAVWGGAQRSYAAMKFLIFTAISGLLVLVGFLALGWLSADPTPIFDYATLQTLTLPIEVQVTLLVILLLGFTIKAPFVPFHTWLPDAYVESTTPTVMMLGGIVAKLGTYGLFRFCVGLFPEAWALLSPWIAVWAGLGILYGAMVAIAQKDIKRMVAYSSIGHMSYILLAAAAATPLSMVGGIIQMVSHGLVLALLFYLVGVIEEKVGTRELDVLNGLLNPIRGLPTTSALLILGGMASAGIPGLVGFISEFLIFQGSFSKFPIPTIFSIIGTGLTAVYFVILLNRTCFGKLDNHTAYYPKVSGLEQLPALILTALIIILGVQPSWLVRWSETSATQIIARVPDSSLLANENSKYSTYEKISLAFRRDPR; encoded by the coding sequence ATGCTTAGTGCTTTAATTTGGCTACCAGTGATTGGAGCTTTAGCGATCGCCTTACTCCCGCAAAGTCAAGTCAAAAAAGGATCGGCAATTGTCGCAACAGCGATCTTAATTCTTGATTTCATCCTCTTGCGTCAATTCGACATCAAGATTTCGTCTTTTCAATTAACAGAAAATTTACCTTGGCTAGAAAATCTTGGTTTAAACTATAGCCTTGGAGTCGATGGGCTATCTTTGCCACTAGTAGTTTTGAATGGTTTGCTGACTTGGTTGATCGTTTGTTTTTGCGATCGGCAAATCAAGGAACGCAACACCCTCTTTCATGTATTAATGCTCTTGATTCATGCAGGGGTCAGTGGCGCGATCCTTTCAACTAACACCCTATTATTTGTCCTATTTTATGAAATAGAACTAATTCCCCTATATTTAGTAATTGCTGTTTGGGGTGGCGCACAACGTAGTTATGCAGCGATGAAGTTCCTCATCTTCACCGCCATCTCAGGACTACTGGTCTTAGTTGGATTCCTTGCCTTAGGTTGGCTATCTGCTGATCCTACGCCCATCTTTGACTATGCAACCTTACAAACCCTGACCTTACCAATTGAAGTTCAAGTCACACTTCTAGTTATCTTACTACTAGGTTTTACGATTAAAGCTCCCTTCGTACCTTTCCACACTTGGCTACCCGATGCCTATGTAGAATCAACTACCCCAACGGTAATGATGCTCGGTGGGATTGTGGCGAAATTAGGAACCTATGGCTTATTCCGATTCTGTGTTGGTTTGTTTCCTGAAGCTTGGGCTTTACTATCGCCTTGGATTGCGGTTTGGGCAGGTTTAGGGATTCTCTATGGGGCAATGGTGGCGATCGCTCAAAAAGACATCAAACGCATGGTGGCTTATAGCTCCATCGGACATATGAGCTATATTCTCCTTGCGGCGGCGGCAGCTACACCCCTCAGCATGGTCGGTGGCATCATCCAAATGGTCAGTCACGGCTTGGTATTGGCGCTACTGTTCTATTTAGTTGGTGTAATTGAAGAGAAAGTTGGCACAAGGGAATTAGATGTTCTCAATGGTTTACTTAATCCGATCCGTGGATTACCCACTACTAGCGCTTTGTTGATTCTAGGAGGCATGGCTAGCGCAGGTATTCCCGGTCTAGTTGGGTTTATCTCCGAGTTTCTGATTTTCCAAGGAAGCTTTAGTAAGTTCCCAATACCCACAATCTTCTCGATTATCGGTACTGGACTCACGGCTGTATATTTTGTAATTTTGCTCAATCGCACTTGCTTCGGTAAGTTAGATAACCATACGGCTTACTATCCCAAGGTCAGTGGATTGGAACAGTTGCCAGCTTTGATCTTGACAGCTTTGATTATCATTTTAGGTGTCCAGCCATCTTGGTTAGTCCGTTGGAGTGAAACCAGTGCCACCCAAATCATCGCTCGCGTTCCAGACTCATCGCTCTTAGCTAATGAAAACAGCAAATACTCAACCTATGAGAAAATATCCTTAGCTTTTAGGAGAGATCCAAGATGA
- a CDS encoding fasciclin domain-containing protein, whose product MTTIVDIAVSNEAFSTLVTAVSAASLVEALQSPGPFTVFAPTNDAFAKLPDGTITTLVQNIPQLARILTFHVVSGKYKKEDLIGVKSLISLEGTQIDLDVSEECFEANNATVIAADIEAENGVIHVIDNVMLMRPHWFYPIMESGKVGVV is encoded by the coding sequence ATGACCACAATTGTTGATATTGCTGTTAGTAACGAAGCCTTCTCCACACTCGTCACCGCTGTATCGGCTGCCAGCTTAGTGGAAGCATTACAAAGTCCAGGTCCTTTCACCGTATTTGCACCGACTAATGATGCTTTTGCCAAATTACCTGATGGAACAATCACCACATTAGTCCAGAATATTCCTCAACTAGCAAGGATTTTAACCTTCCATGTTGTCTCAGGAAAATATAAAAAAGAAGATTTAATCGGTGTCAAATCTTTGATTTCTTTGGAAGGCACACAAATTGATCTTGATGTCTCAGAAGAATGCTTTGAGGCAAATAATGCCACGGTGATAGCTGCTGATATTGAAGCTGAGAATGGCGTGATCCATGTAATCGATAATGTCATGCTGATGCGTCCTCATTGGTTTTACCCAATTATGGAATCTGGCAAAGTTGGTGTAGTGTGA
- a CDS encoding glycosyltransferase — MSYTLLSVPLGSFQVNELLLSEDISETKLAQGSQHQEKLVKFSLIVPTYNESKNLAKLVEILTQLLNSYFNDSKDNYELIIVDDDSPDLTWQVGLDLTTHYPQLRIMRRQGEKGLSTAVIRGWQASQGEILGVIDGDLQHPPETLLNMLDEMVKGADLVVASRHVEGGGVSDWGFIRRFLSRGAQMLGLLILPNVIGRVSDPMSGYFMVRRSAIANCQMNPLGYKILIEVLGRGNIAKVAEVGYVFQERQEGESKVTWRQYVDYILHLLRLRSRGRITKLREKLRVPVKRFLKFGLVGFSGVFVDMAIFYLLSDASTLGWGLTRSKIIAAEVAVLNNFLWNDLWTFRDLADQQSGWRKLIKRFVKFNLICLMGIGLNLLILNLLYNYFGVNKYVANLIAIAIVTIWNFWFNLKLSWRVTQTK; from the coding sequence ATGTCTTATACCCTTCTTTCTGTTCCTTTGGGATCATTTCAAGTAAATGAACTTCTCTTGTCTGAAGATATTTCCGAGACGAAGTTAGCTCAAGGTTCTCAACATCAGGAGAAATTAGTCAAGTTTTCTCTAATTGTACCTACTTACAATGAGAGTAAGAACTTAGCTAAGTTAGTGGAAATTCTGACTCAACTATTAAATAGTTATTTTAACGACTCTAAAGATAATTATGAATTAATTATTGTTGATGATGATAGCCCTGATCTGACTTGGCAAGTTGGATTAGATTTGACGACACATTATCCGCAATTGCGAATAATGCGTCGTCAGGGAGAAAAAGGACTCTCAACGGCTGTGATTCGGGGATGGCAAGCATCGCAGGGAGAGATTCTGGGGGTGATTGATGGAGATTTGCAACATCCGCCAGAAACGCTGTTGAATATGCTCGATGAAATGGTTAAGGGAGCAGACTTAGTAGTGGCAAGTCGCCATGTCGAGGGTGGTGGGGTAAGTGATTGGGGATTTATAAGGCGATTTTTATCACGGGGAGCGCAGATGCTGGGCTTGCTGATTTTGCCTAATGTCATTGGTCGAGTTTCTGATCCAATGAGTGGCTATTTTATGGTCAGACGTAGTGCGATCGCTAACTGTCAGATGAATCCACTGGGTTACAAAATATTAATTGAAGTACTTGGTCGGGGCAATATTGCGAAAGTTGCTGAGGTTGGCTATGTATTTCAAGAACGTCAAGAGGGTGAAAGCAAAGTAACTTGGCGGCAATATGTAGATTATATTTTGCATTTACTAAGATTGCGATCGCGTGGTCGAATTACTAAACTACGTGAAAAATTACGAGTTCCTGTCAAACGATTTCTCAAATTTGGACTTGTTGGCTTTAGTGGAGTGTTTGTCGATATGGCTATCTTCTATTTACTTAGTGATGCCTCTACTCTGGGATGGGGACTAACACGCAGTAAGATAATTGCGGCTGAAGTGGCAGTTCTCAATAATTTTCTTTGGAATGATCTTTGGACATTTCGAGATCTGGCTGATCAACAATCTGGATGGAGAAAATTAATCAAGCGATTTGTGAAGTTCAATCTAATTTGTTTAATGGGGATTGGATTGAACTTGCTCATTCTCAATCTCCTTTACAATTATTTTGGTGTCAATAAATATGTTGCTAACCTAATCGCGATCGCGATCGTCACAATTTGGAACTTCTGGTTTAATCTTAAACTTAGCTGGAGAGTCACCCAAACCAAATAA
- a CDS encoding Uma2 family endonuclease, with protein MIAVPKTYVSADEYLQWEEKQEEKHEYVNGMIYAMAGATENHVSITANFTAIILSHLRGNQCKVLASDMKVNIAVKNIYYYPDILVTCDERDRQSKKHKSYPCVIIEVLSNSSEAKDRGVKFANYQTIETLQEYVLISQWEQRVEIFRRSERFWVLQTYTAGELIELQSINLQISIDAIYEDVNLLESSSESILETPI; from the coding sequence ATGATAGCTGTACCCAAAACCTATGTCTCTGCCGATGAATATTTGCAATGGGAAGAAAAGCAAGAAGAAAAGCATGAATATGTCAATGGCATGATCTATGCGATGGCTGGAGCTACGGAAAATCACGTTTCGATCACTGCAAATTTTACAGCAATTATCTTGTCACATCTCAGAGGTAATCAATGTAAGGTACTTGCCTCGGATATGAAGGTCAATATTGCAGTGAAAAATATCTATTACTATCCAGATATTTTAGTTACTTGTGATGAGCGCGATCGCCAAAGCAAAAAGCATAAATCTTATCCCTGCGTGATTATTGAGGTACTCTCTAATTCCTCTGAAGCCAAGGATCGTGGCGTGAAATTTGCTAATTATCAAACTATTGAGACATTACAGGAATATGTATTGATTAGCCAATGGGAACAGCGAGTAGAAATATTTCGCCGCAGTGAAAGGTTCTGGGTACTGCAAACCTATACAGCAGGAGAATTGATCGAATTGCAAAGTATTAATCTCCAGATTTCTATTGATGCAATTTATGAAGATGTCAATTTATTAGAATCAAGTTCAGAATCAATTTTAGAAACCCCCATTTAG
- a CDS encoding ABC transporter ATP-binding protein: MVQNAAKNSFVTLEGVGKSYLQPNGQTISIIENINCQLQVGEIIALLGPSGSGKSTLMRMIAGLIPPSTGKVLYYNRPLVGLNPGVAIVFQNFALYPWLTVLENVELGLKAKGEAKDTREQKALRMIDVIGLDGFENAYPKELSGGMRQRVGFARALAVEPELLCMDEPFSALDVLTAENLRFELLDLWLEKRIPTKSILIVTHGIEEAVTLADRVIVLGRNPGRIRADLPITLPHYRDRKSPEFQALVDQVYKILTNPDLPDLSTQTATTTTSTSEPKAQPKYQSLPHVRIGSVAGLLELLEGRQDKDLYRIAQELLLEVDDILPIVDASKLMELVAITEGDIQLSAIGENFINSNIDERKAIIRELLQKNIRLVQQICQLLQAKRNHRISEELVLDILENYFTTKEAQRQLRTAMDWGRYAELFSYDEPSGEIFIEESTPETEESE, translated from the coding sequence ATGGTTCAAAATGCCGCAAAAAATAGCTTTGTTACCTTAGAAGGTGTTGGTAAGTCTTACTTACAGCCCAATGGTCAGACTATTTCGATTATTGAAAATATTAATTGTCAGTTGCAAGTAGGTGAAATTATTGCTTTGTTAGGACCTTCAGGTTCTGGCAAGTCAACGTTAATGCGAATGATTGCAGGTTTAATCCCACCTTCTACTGGAAAAGTGTTGTATTACAATCGTCCGCTCGTGGGACTAAATCCGGGAGTAGCGATCGTTTTTCAAAATTTTGCGCTGTATCCTTGGTTAACTGTTCTAGAAAATGTAGAACTTGGACTAAAAGCGAAGGGAGAAGCAAAGGATACCAGAGAGCAGAAAGCCCTGCGGATGATCGATGTGATTGGTTTAGATGGATTTGAGAATGCTTACCCTAAGGAACTATCAGGGGGGATGCGTCAGCGTGTTGGTTTTGCTAGAGCTTTGGCGGTGGAGCCAGAACTGTTATGTATGGATGAGCCATTTTCGGCGTTAGATGTATTAACAGCAGAAAACTTACGCTTTGAGTTGCTGGATCTGTGGTTAGAAAAACGCATTCCCACTAAGTCAATTTTGATTGTGACCCATGGGATCGAAGAGGCTGTAACTCTAGCCGATCGCGTGATTGTGTTAGGTCGTAACCCTGGGCGGATTCGTGCTGATTTGCCGATTACACTCCCCCATTATCGCGATCGCAAGAGTCCCGAATTTCAAGCTCTAGTTGATCAAGTTTACAAAATCCTGACAAATCCTGATCTACCAGATTTATCAACTCAGACCGCCACGACTACGACTTCTACTTCAGAACCTAAAGCTCAACCCAAATACCAATCTCTCCCCCATGTCCGCATTGGCTCTGTAGCTGGGTTACTCGAACTGCTTGAAGGTCGCCAAGACAAAGACCTATATCGAATAGCTCAAGAACTTCTCTTGGAGGTTGATGATATATTGCCAATTGTCGATGCTAGCAAACTAATGGAACTAGTTGCCATTACTGAGGGTGATATTCAACTGTCAGCGATCGGAGAGAATTTCATCAACAGTAATATCGATGAGCGCAAAGCAATTATTCGGGAGCTATTACAGAAGAATATTCGTTTAGTCCAGCAGATTTGTCAGCTTTTACAGGCTAAGCGCAATCATCGGATTTCTGAAGAACTAGTTCTCGATATTTTAGAAAACTATTTCACTACCAAAGAAGCGCAACGTCAACTCCGAACTGCAATGGATTGGGGACGCTATGCTGAATTATTTAGCTATGATGAACCTTCAGGCGAAATTTTTATTGAAGAGAGTACTCCAGAAACTGAAGAGTCTGAATAG
- a CDS encoding ABC transporter permease, which translates to MYQPTIDPKSKFSARWSLGDVLLPLAIIAFIFIIVQTARNFTGTYESGYVVNLSLSVLPNYALQTLVRMLAAYLFSLVFSLLYAYVAYRSTLWSKVLIPLLDILQSIPVLSFLPAVVLALVSLFPGQRLGIEIASILLIFTGMTWNMTFSFYQSLSSIPKELIEASQVYRLGAWQRFWTLELPSGVVGLVWNSVMSVAGGWFFLMQTESFTLSNRDFTLPGLGSFLKAAADTGDNLAIFSGLAVLIGIITIIDYFVWRPLIAWAEKFKNETVEAAQVPESRVLDFLRRSPTMRIISDRLFMPIAEVVNHSFSHKAPSSLINQHKKTSQWITWFNWLLVGLAGFMVLSGTSSAIALLSSMPLSTWRQVAIGALFTAIRVFIVLIISLIITVPIGVAIGRNPKLAQFLQPIVQIAASVPATALFPILLLYLGNMAGGLDIGAVILMTLGSMWYILFNVIAGAQAIPSELFEAARVYKLSPLQRWKTLILPGIFPYLVTGIITAVGGAWNASIAGEYVKFQGRVLTATGLGSTITQASDVGDFPLLLASTIVMSLLVVTTNRLVWRPLYRLAQVKYQLVV; encoded by the coding sequence ATGTATCAGCCCACGATCGATCCCAAATCAAAATTTAGCGCACGTTGGAGCCTTGGTGATGTCTTACTGCCTTTGGCGATTATTGCTTTTATATTCATCATTGTGCAAACGGCTAGGAATTTTACAGGTACATACGAAAGTGGCTATGTAGTTAATCTATCGCTGAGCGTTTTGCCAAATTATGCATTGCAAACCTTAGTAAGAATGCTAGCAGCCTATTTATTCTCCTTAGTGTTTAGCCTTTTGTATGCCTATGTTGCTTATCGTTCAACTCTATGGTCAAAGGTGCTTATTCCTCTATTAGATATTCTGCAATCAATTCCCGTACTATCATTTTTGCCTGCGGTTGTACTTGCCCTAGTCAGCTTATTTCCTGGGCAGAGATTGGGAATTGAAATTGCTTCGATTCTGCTGATTTTTACGGGTATGACTTGGAATATGACCTTTAGTTTCTATCAATCCCTAAGTAGTATTCCTAAAGAATTAATCGAAGCTAGTCAAGTTTATCGGCTTGGGGCATGGCAACGTTTCTGGACATTAGAACTTCCTTCGGGGGTGGTGGGTTTAGTGTGGAATAGTGTGATGTCTGTGGCTGGTGGTTGGTTCTTTTTGATGCAAACAGAATCATTTACGCTCTCCAATCGTGACTTTACGCTTCCCGGACTCGGCTCCTTTCTGAAGGCGGCGGCAGATACAGGGGATAATTTAGCGATTTTTAGTGGTTTAGCAGTTTTAATTGGCATAATTACGATCATTGATTATTTTGTGTGGCGGCCCCTAATTGCTTGGGCAGAAAAGTTTAAGAATGAGACAGTTGAAGCGGCTCAAGTACCAGAATCGCGAGTGTTAGATTTTTTAAGGCGATCGCCTACGATGCGAATTATTAGCGATCGCCTGTTTATGCCGATCGCCGAAGTTGTCAATCATAGTTTTAGCCACAAAGCGCCAAGTTCTCTGATTAATCAGCATAAAAAAACATCACAATGGATCACTTGGTTTAACTGGCTATTGGTTGGGTTAGCGGGTTTTATGGTTTTGAGTGGGACATCTAGCGCGATCGCCTTGCTAAGTAGTATGCCCTTGAGCACATGGAGACAAGTAGCGATCGGCGCTCTGTTTACGGCTATTCGGGTATTTATCGTCTTGATTATTTCTTTGATTATTACAGTTCCCATTGGCGTAGCGATCGGTCGCAATCCTAAGCTAGCCCAATTTTTACAACCAATTGTCCAAATAGCCGCTTCAGTTCCTGCGACGGCTTTATTTCCGATTCTATTATTGTATTTAGGAAATATGGCGGGCGGGCTGGATATTGGCGCAGTGATTCTCATGACTTTAGGAAGTATGTGGTACATCCTTTTTAATGTTATTGCGGGGGCGCAAGCCATTCCCTCTGAACTTTTTGAAGCTGCACGAGTGTATAAACTTTCGCCCTTGCAGCGTTGGAAAACTCTAATTTTGCCAGGGATTTTTCCGTATTTAGTGACGGGGATCATTACGGCAGTGGGTGGTGCATGGAACGCGAGTATCGCAGGAGAATATGTCAAGTTTCAAGGTAGGGTGCTGACAGCAACAGGATTAGGCTCAACGATCACACAAGCCTCTGATGTGGGTGATTTTCCGCTTTTATTGGCTTCGACAATTGTGATGTCGTTGCTAGTTGTGACAACTAATCGTTTGGTATGGCGACCACTGTATCGATTAGCTCAGGTCAAATATCAATTAGTTGTTTGA